GGTGCGACTCTAAAGGGAACGGCCAACCGCGCGGGCTGTATCGGCCCTATTGTTTTGGGGCATCGTCGAAGAGAGGGGAAGGTAGTGCAATGAATCGGAGAAATCGTAGCGAACTCGCGCTAGCGAGGTCGATCGCTACTTGGCCTCTCGTCGAAAACAGACGCGACTCGCGTCGCATCGCTACAGTTAATTTGATACCAGAGGAATCGTTAAAAACTAGGAGACGCTCTTAGGGTGCATCAATGAGAAACTAAAAAGCCCGACGCACTGCAAGCAGCGAGTCGGGCTTTGTAAATGTATGCCTGTTCAGGCTCGGTTGACTACGCGCGGCGGCGACGAACCATCACAGCGGAAAGCGCAAACAAACCGCCAAGTAGCGCGTAAGTGCTAGCTTCTGGGACTGCGGTGAAGGTCAATACTGAGTCATCGAAGAAAGCCGCGCCAGGCGCTCCAGTTTTTTCATACACGCCGAAGTTAAAATCTTCACCGATTACAGCACTTCCGATTGCGACCTCCCAAGTGAAGCTCCAGGTCACCCAATTGTCAGCGGCAAGAGCATTTGAAAGTCCATTCGCAGGAGAAGTTGGATTTGAAACTGAATAAGTCACACCTGCAATGCCATTGAACTCAGAATACATATTGTTCTTGGTGGTCTCTGCGCTACCACCGACAGTTTTGAAAAATCCCGCAACAGCACCTTGGTCTGTATTTGTGCCCGATGAAATGTCGTTCAAACCACTGAAGTCGTATGAATTGCCATTACCAATCCGAAGATCAAGCGTATAAGTGCCTGCTTGAATGGTCGACGGCAGGCTACCTGCAATTGACGAATAGCTATTATATAGTAAACCAGAAGCATCACCTGAGTTGCTGACTCCCCAAAGTTTATTCGCTTCCGCATCCAGATTATCCTTGGAGAAGTTACCTGCACCCCCGCCTTGCTGGATCCAACCAGCAGGAGCACCGTCAGTATCAGTATCGCCGTCGATAACAATATTTGTGGATTGCGCAGTGGCAAAACTAGTAGATGCTAAGACTAGTGCACCAAGGAGTGCACTACGGCAGATTGTTTGTTTTAGGAGGATTGATTTCATCAGTATGAACTATACGATTTTTGGGTTTTCATTGAGTTAGAAAAACCAAAATATAGGATAAAGGGTCCTTCCCCCGCAAACTATGTAAGTTGTAGTTCTCACTATGACCTATTGTAGTCAAAGTCGCAAGAGTTCACTACTTCTCTTGTCCTGATTGGCACTGAACCTAAAAAAGTCCGGCGCTCGCGAAGGAACGCCGGACTGAGTGTAAATGATAAAACTGTGACCGATCAAAGATCGATGAGTCGGTGCGTTATCGGCGGCGACGGAGCATGACTGAACCAAGGCCAAGGAGACCTGCGAGTAATGCATAGGTGCTAGGCTCTGGAACAACAACAAAATCAAAACCTTGAATCACAACAGCTTCGTTAGCCCCAAGGTCAGTCAGTGCCAGATCGAAATAAGTAGTGAAATCTACATTACCAATAGCCGAGGTGTGACTGAAAGTGTTTCCAGTGTTAGTATCATTACTGTCATTTCCAAGTAGAAGAATTGAACCTAAACTTCCAGCGTCTGATTGATTGATAACAGCTACTGTAGAGGTATCTGAAGTGAGTGTGACACTGTCATCAGCTTGATTTCCAAATGTTCCCCCGAATCCACCAGTCTGGTTTAATGAGGTAGATCTGGTGTTTTGGGACAGTAAAGCAGATAGCTCGATCGACTGGCCTGCTGTTAGTCCGCTCACATTGCTGATTGTAAATCGAAGCACCTCTGAGACACCTGCTTCAGTATTGAGGAAGGATCCAGTGTTTTCAACCAAAGAACCTAAACCTCCGTTTAACCGAACGATGTCTCCGCCATTTGCGCCTCCCCCTACAGGGATAACCGCTGAAGCGGTGATATCAAATGAAACGCCTGTCGTGCCTAGATCTTGAGATGAGAAAGTAAAGCCGCTATTATTAACAGCGCTTTCATCACCCGCAGAGGTGAAATCAACAAGAAGCGTTTGAGCCGAAGCAATTAATGCCGTCATTGACGAAAGTAGAATAAGTGTGGGGATTTTCATATATTATATATGGGTGTTTTTGGGGGTTCTGTTAACTGAGTCCAACTCTATTCAAATACTAGAATCAGCCAATCGCCTAGAATGAATAGTCTCTGGTATTTAAAGTTAAGAACTTTTGCAGAAGTCACCCGCCCACGCAAACTATGTAAGTTGTAGTTTTCACTACAACATCTTGTAGCCAACCGCCGGCGTCACCCGCGATACTGCCGCGCATCAAGAATTGTGATTTCTAGCTCAACGCATTGGGGAGGGACGAGCTCCGCCTCGTCTTGCGGTGTGCTGGTGCTGTGGTTCTGTGCTGAGGCTCGGCGGACGGCGCGGAGGCCGTCCCTCCCCGAGTAACCCACACATGCAACAGGTTCGTATGAAGTGTGTCACTTTTCACGAATCATGATGCGTGTAGGTATCACTTAACTCAAGATCCCCGAGCGGAACGCTTTGGCCACGGCGGCCGTGGTGGAGCGGACGCCCAGTTTGCCGTATAAGCCACGTAGATGGTAGTCCACCGTCACGGTCGCGACTGATAATTTCACTCCAATCTCACTACGGCTGCAGCCGTCGGCCAGTAGCTTTAAAATTTCGAACTCACGCCCGCTCAGATTTGCAGACGAATCGGTGTTTTGGGTAGTCTTTCGGATCGAATCGAGCACATAGGGCACCAGCGAACTACTCAACGGTGCCCCCCCCTCGCAGAGTTCGCTTATGTCTTTGATGATCGTCTCAGGGGGCTCGCTCTTCAGCAAATACCCCGAAGCGCCGGCACGTAAGGCATCGAAGACTGTCTTACGCTGACCTGAGATCGTGAGCACCATGGTGAGCACCAAGGGGTAATCTTTCTTGAGTTCGGCGATCGCTTCCAAGCCATGCGTGCCTGGTAAATTCAAGTCGATCAGTAGCGCATCGGGGGGAGGCAGACGCTTCAGCAACTCCCGCGTCTCTTCAAAACTGCCGAGCGCATTGGAGCAATAAACTGAATCATCCAGATTCAATTCCTCGGCCAATTGTTCCCGATAATCCGCATTATCTTCAACAATCCAAACATCTATTTTTTTTAAGTCAGTCATCGTCTTTCGGCTATAATTTCAGGGTAATAGAGACATGGGTGCCTTGTCCGTGCTGAGACTGCAATTCATAATTACCACCAAGTCTTTTTGCCCGACGCTGCAAGCTCAGCAAGCCTATCTGTGGGCGTCCGCCCTGCTCCTGGACAGCAGACAGGTCGAATCCCTCTCCATTGTCATAGATCGTCATCGTAAAATGGGGCTTCTGCCACTGAAACGCAACGTGAATTTCAGTGGCATTAGAGTGCTTCACCGCATTATTCACCGCTTCGCTAAAGATCAATAAGAGATCCCGCTTAAACATCACTTTCAACTTTCGATCCATGTCTTTCTCGGCCACTGGCAAATCAATGAACAACTTTTCCTTGGGCACGCGCAGTTCAGCGGTCTGCACCAGTTTCGCAATCAACTCACTGAGCGTGTCCGTATCGCTATTAGTAAACCATAGGACATCCTGAAACGATGCCTGCACCCGCTGTATGATCGAATCTAAACGGTCACAGCTCGCGTTCATCACCCCACTCGATGAGTAGCGCCTCAAGCGCCTGAGGCCTAAAGAAATTGCGCTCAAGGAACTGCCAATATCATCGTGCAGGTCTAAAGTAATCTGCTCCCGTAGTTGGCGACTACTCTCACGGCGATTGAGAAATAGATACAAGGACAGACTGATCGCACACACCAAGGTGACTGCGATCAACAGCACTCCGAAGATCCAATAAAAACGATGCAAGCGCTCTCGCAATAAACCGATCAACTCCTCCACCTGAGTGAGTCGAAGTGACAATGCATCTCGTTCCTGAACCTGGCGAATCCACTCTAAGTGCCCCATCGCGACACGACCGTCGGCCTTCCCGTCAATGAGACGGTGCTGATCTTCCTGAGAAAGCTCGTAGCCATTTACAAGACGGATTGCTTCAAGCTTATGCCGCTCCTTGTTTGCCAAAAGGACCACTTCTCCCATTGCAAAATAACTCTTACCTGCTGAAGTCGGAAAATCACTAAACTTGACCCGTAGTCGATTCACATCCACTCCCCACAGCGGCAACCGGAGCACATTGTGCCCCGGCTGCATCGAGACATCTGACTCAACACTGCTAGGCCTCTTAATTTTTGCCGTCCTACGGCTCCCCGGTGCTCCATAGAAAAGTTCGATATTACCGGGAAAGCCAAAGGCAGGTATCCAGTTACCAGTTCGATTCGATGCCGGATAAAACAGTATTCCCGACAAATCATACACCTCACCCAAATCAAACTCGACTGTGACGTAGGAGGCCTCGTCCGAGTCAAATTCGAGAAAAACGTCTGTCGATTCGACGGTCGATGTCTGCTGCGCTTCAAGCGGCAAGCCTAAGCTCGTCTGGTGATCAATTAAGAAATCCTCATGCCAGTATGGCGATGATTCGAAACTTGAGCTGACTTTCACGCCTGTGCGGGCATAGATAATTTCATTATTGATCGTAATTCCGTAGACTTCATCCAAGGCAAATAGCTCGCGATTGCTTTCCAGTGCGCCACGAAAGACTTCAATGCGAAAGCCGCGCGGATAGTCGGGATCCACATCAATGATCAGCGGTATACGCCCAGGATTCGGACAATCCTCGTCGATCCACTCCTGAATTACCTCAGGCGTCCGCCCCGGCGATAGCTTCGAGATTCGAAAACGACGAGGAAACCCATAGCTGTTGCGTTGATCAAAGCGGCGATCCATCGCTGGCACCAGAATCACCTGCTTCATTTTCGCACCAACAATAAATCGCACATCAACCGTCCAACGCGGTTCCTCGGGCAACTCTTCCAACGCGGGTAAATAGCCGCCGTGATAGCCATACCGAT
The window above is part of the Lentimonas sp. CC4 genome. Proteins encoded here:
- a CDS encoding PEP-CTERM sorting domain-containing protein encodes the protein MKIPTLILLSSMTALIASAQTLLVDFTSAGDESAVNNSGFTFSSQDLGTTGVSFDITASAVIPVGGGANGGDIVRLNGGLGSLVENTGSFLNTEAGVSEVLRFTISNVSGLTAGQSIELSALLSQNTRSTSLNQTGGFGGTFGNQADDSVTLTSDTSTVAVINQSDAGSLGSILLLGNDSNDTNTGNTFSHTSAIGNVDFTTYFDLALTDLGANEAVVIQGFDFVVVPEPSTYALLAGLLGLGSVMLRRRR
- a CDS encoding response regulator transcription factor: MTDLKKIDVWIVEDNADYREQLAEELNLDDSVYCSNALGSFEETRELLKRLPPPDALLIDLNLPGTHGLEAIAELKKDYPLVLTMVLTISGQRKTVFDALRAGASGYLLKSEPPETIIKDISELCEGGAPLSSSLVPYVLDSIRKTTQNTDSSANLSGREFEILKLLADGCSRSEIGVKLSVATVTVDYHLRGLYGKLGVRSTTAAVAKAFRSGILS
- a CDS encoding ATP-binding protein, whose amino-acid sequence is MSRRIRIRWRISVGVLGAIALLAVLIWVVFLDRQPILPNIDQSISLYQIPNEIDLLEAEAQRIREEMALLPELKETLQNDRYGYHGGYLPALEELPEEPRWTVDVRFIVGAKMKQVILVPAMDRRFDQRNSYGFPRRFRISKLSPGRTPEVIQEWIDEDCPNPGRIPLIIDVDPDYPRGFRIEVFRGALESNRELFALDEVYGITINNEIIYARTGVKVSSSFESSPYWHEDFLIDHQTSLGLPLEAQQTSTVESTDVFLEFDSDEASYVTVEFDLGEVYDLSGILFYPASNRTGNWIPAFGFPGNIELFYGAPGSRRTAKIKRPSSVESDVSMQPGHNVLRLPLWGVDVNRLRVKFSDFPTSAGKSYFAMGEVVLLANKERHKLEAIRLVNGYELSQEDQHRLIDGKADGRVAMGHLEWIRQVQERDALSLRLTQVEELIGLLRERLHRFYWIFGVLLIAVTLVCAISLSLYLFLNRRESSRQLREQITLDLHDDIGSSLSAISLGLRRLRRYSSSGVMNASCDRLDSIIQRVQASFQDVLWFTNSDTDTLSELIAKLVQTAELRVPKEKLFIDLPVAEKDMDRKLKVMFKRDLLLIFSEAVNNAVKHSNATEIHVAFQWQKPHFTMTIYDNGEGFDLSAVQEQGGRPQIGLLSLQRRAKRLGGNYELQSQHGQGTHVSITLKL